From Micromonospora echinaurantiaca:
GGAAGCTGGCGTACTCGGTGAGCACCAGGCCGAGCCGGGACTGGGTGGGCATCTCGGTGACCGGATCGTCGATCGGGTCGGCGGCCCGGGCGGGCGCGGCGACCAGGGTGGACAGGGCCAGGGCGGCGGCCGTGAGCCCGGCTGCCAGCGCGGATCTGCGGATGTTGCCGATACTGTGCACGCGGGTCTCCTTCTCGGTGGGGTCGTGCCGAGGGTGGTCAGCGGGCCAGGTAGCGGTACTGCTTCTCGACGTCACGGGCGGAGGCCGCGGTGTCGAGGAACATCAGGGCGTCCATGCGGCAGTCGCACGGGTTGCGTTCCAGGTTGTCCTGCGGAAAGCTCCCGCCGATCTTGATGCCTCGCGGGTCGGAGGCGGTGGTGACGTGCGGGCCGGGTCCGGCCACCAGCCACGGGTCGTCGGTGCGGGTGTAGAAGCCGTCCAGCGGCCGGCCGTTGCGGTAGAGCGCCATCGTTCCGGTGGTGAAGTCGAAGGTGGCGGCCAGGTGCACCCACTCCCCCTTCGGCAGCAGGCTGCGCCAGTCGGCGCTGGCGGCGAAGGTCTGCGAGTTGCCGCCGTCCAGCCGCCGGCCGAGGGCGACCAGGCGCAGTTCGCCGTTGACGTCGATGAGTTCGAGCAGCGCCCGGACGCCGTGGCCGTCGGAGTCCCCGGTCAGCACGCCGGCCAGACCGATGGCGTTGAACCGGTCGTCCGGGTTCGGGGTGGTGGTGTTGGGCAGCGGGGCGTCCATCTCCAGCTTGAACCAGCCCATCACGGTGGTGCCGGCGACGGCGCTGAACGGGCGCAGGGTGCGTACGCCGCTGGCCGAGAAGATGCCGGCCTTCCAGTCGTCGTTGCCGGCCTGGGCCGGGTCGACCTGCCGGGTCTGCAGCGCCCTGCCGCTGCCGGGGTAGGCGCGGTCCGGTACGCGCATGGCGGCGCCCCCGTTGACGAGTTCGATCTCGGTGCCGGAGCGGCCCTGGTCGCGCTCAAGCGCGACGTCGCCGGGCACCGGGTGGTCGAAGTCGTAGTAGGCGACCAGGTGCTCGCGCAGGGTGGGGTGGACGTCGCGGGGACGGTTCCGGTCCGCCTGGGCCGGCGCTGTTCCGGCGCCGGCCAGCACACCGGCCGCCAGCAGGGCGGCGGTGACGGCGGCGGCGCGTCTGGCTCTGGTCATCGCGTACACCTCTCCTCGTGTCCGCGTGGCGCGTAACCGCTTTCGTAAGCGCTTACGCGTCGCGCCCGGATCATCTCGTCGTGCCGTTCGTCGCGGGGTCGCCTCGGAAGTCGCGGGGTCGTTCGCGGGTCGGGGTCAGCGCTTCGGCGTGACCGCCGGCTCGGCGGGCCGCCCGCCGAGATACAGCTCGCCGAGCTGGGGGTCGGCGAGCAGTTGCGTCGCCGGCCCGGAGATGTGCACCCGCCCGAGGTCGAGTACGCAGCCCAGGTCGGCGGTCTCCAACGCCCGCCGGGCGTTCTGCTCCACCAGCAGCACCGCGGTGCCGGCGTCGCGCATCCGCACCACCTGCTCGAACACGGTGCTGGTCGCCTTCGGGTCCAGCCCCATCGAGGGCTCGTCCAACAGCACCACCTTCGGGTCGACCATCAGCGAGCGGGCGAACTCCACCTGCTTCTGCTGGCCGCCGGAGAGCAGCCCGGCCAGCGCGTTCCAGCGCTGCGCGACCACCGGGAACAACTCCCGGACGAACTCGGCCCGCTCGGCGATCAGCGCCTTGTTCCGCAGCGTGTAACCGCCCAGCAGCACGTTCTCCGCCACGGTCATCTCGCGGAAGACGCTGTGCCCCTGCAGCACGTGGGCCACCCCGGAGGCGAGCATCCGCTGCGGGCCCTGGCCGGTCACGTCCACCCCGCCCACCAGGATCCGCCCGGAGCGCGGCTTGAGCAGGCCGCTGGCCACCTTCAGCACGGTGGACTTGCCGGCCCCGTTCGGGCCGACCAGGCAGACGATCGTGCCGGCCGGCACCGAGACGGTGAGGCCGCGCAGCACCGGCGCCGCGCGCCCGTAGCCGGCGTGCACGTCGACGAGTTCGATTTCAGACGCCAAGGTAAGCCCCCAGGACGCGTTCGTCGGAGCGGATCAGCGACGGCGGACCCTCGGCGATCGGACGCCCGCGGTCGAACACCACGATGTGGTCGCTGACGCTCATCACCAGGTCCATGTTGTGTTCGACGATGACGAAGGTCCGCCCCTCGGCGTTCAGCTCGCGCACCAGGGAGCCGATCCGGTCCAGCAGCGCCGGGTTGACCCCGCCGGCCGGCTCGTCGAGCAGCACGGTCTCCGGGTCGCTCATCAGCACCCCGGCGAGTTCCAGCAGCTTCTGCTGCCCCCAGGACATGGTGCGCGCCTCGGCGTCGGCGAGGTGCTCGATGCCCAGCCGGGTCAGCCATCCCCGGGCCCGGTCCACCTCCGCCCGGGTGTGCGCGCCGCGCAGCAGCCCGGCCAGCCCGCCCGGGCGGACCGCCGCGAGCACGTTGTCCAGGGCCGACATCCGGGGGAACACCCGGCACAGCTGGAAGGTGCGGCCGATGCCGGCGCGGGCGATGGCGTGCGGCGCCCGACGGGTGATCTCCTGCCCCCGGTACGTCGTCCGCCCGCCGTCGGGCCGGATCATCCCGGTGACGCAGTTGAAGAACGTCGTCTTGCCCGACCCGTTCGGCCCGATCAGCGCGTTGACCTGGCCGTGCCGGAATGTCACGGTGGCGCCGTCGAGGGCCACCACGCCGCCGAACGCCTTGGTCAGCCCCTCGGTCGCCAGACCGGCCAGCCCGCTCATGCCGCCACTCCGCTTCGCTCCGTGCCGCCCGGGGGCAGTGCCGCGCTGAGCCTGATGACTCGCTCGCTCATGGCCGCTCCTTCGTCGGTTGCGCGCCGCCGGGGGCCGCGGCGGCGTCGACCGGTTCCCGCGCCCCCGCCGTACGCTCGTCGCGCAGTTGCGCGGCGGTGACCTCGCGGATGGAGCTCTGCGCGTTCCCGGACAACCGGTTGGCCAGCGCGCCGATCGCCGGCAGCACGCCGTCGGGCATGAACAGCACCACGAGCGCGAGCAGCAGGCCGGTCGCGACCAGGTGCAGCGGGGTGTTGCCGAACTCGACCTTGAAGTACTCCAGCGCGATGCCGACCACCAGGGCGCCCACCAGCGGGCCGAACAGGTGCCGGACGCCGCCGAGCAGCGCCATCAGCACCAGGTAGGAGCCGGTCAGGATGGAGAACTGGAAGACCGGGTCGAGGTCGCCGAACCAGAGCGCGTAGAGCCCGCCGGCCAGCGCGGTGAAGCCGGCCGAGACGACGAACACCACGAGCTTGTACGCGAAGGTCGGTGTGCCCAGCGCCTCGGCCTTGTCCTCGTCCTCGCGGATCGCCTTGAGCCCGAGGCCGAACCGCGAGCGGTCGATCAGCCACCAGGCCAGCAGCGCGAGCCCGAGCAACCCGGCGAAGAGGAAGTAGAACACCCGGTGGTGCTCCGGGCGCAGCAGCCCGGGGAACGGACGCGGCACCACCAGGCCCCGCGAGCCGCCGGTGAGCGAGGCCCAGCTCTGGAAGACCAGCAGCAGGATCAGCACCAGTGCGATCGAGACGATGACGAACGACGCGCCGCGCACCCGCAGCGCCGCGTACCCGATCGGCACGGCGAGGGCGGCCACCAGCAGCGCGGCGACGGCCAGCGCCACGAAGCTGGGCAGCCCGGCCCTGGTGACCAGCAGCGCGGTGGCGTAGCCGCCGAGGCCGGCCAGCGCGCCGTGGCCGAGGGAGATGTAGCCGGTGAACCCGCCGACGAAGTTCCACGACGTGGCGAGCACCGCGTAGTTCAGCACCACCACGCCCGCCGACAGGATGTACGGGTTGGGCGCCAGTGACGGGAAGGACAGCACCGCGGCGGCGAGGGCCAGCAGCGCGACCGCGCGGAGGACGGGCCCGATCCGCCCGCGTCGTACCACCGTGGTCGCCGGGTTGGCCGCTGCGGTGCCGCCGCCCGTCGCCGGCTCGGCCTCGGCGCCGCCGCGCGGCACGGCGCCGGCCGGGGTGGTGGCCGGGTCCGGCCGGGCGACGCTGGCCGGGGTGACGGCCGGGTCCGGGCCGGTGGGGGCCGGGGTGACGGTGGGGTCAGAAGCGCTGGGCAAGGCGACCTCCGAAGAATCCCTGTGGCCGGAACGCCAGCGTGGCGAACAGGGCGAGGTAGAAGATCGTCTGCGCCCAGGTGGTGCCGAGCGGGATCTGCAGCAGGCTCTGTGCCATCCCGAGCACCATGGCGGCCATCGCGGCGCCCGGCACGCTGCCGAGGCCGCCGACCACGATGATGGCCATCAGCGGGCCGATCCAGTGCCAGTGCAGCGACGGGTAGATGGTGGTGTCCAGCGCGAGGGCGGTGCCGCCGACCGCGGCGGTGGCCAGGCCGATGCCGAAGCCGTACCCGGCCACCTTCTCGGTCTCGATGCCGACCAGCCGGGCGGCGTCGCGGTGCTGGATGGTGGCGCGCAACGCCCAGCCGAACGTGGTCTTCTTCATCAGCAGGTAGAGGGTCGCCAGCGCGACGGCGGCGAGGCCGAACGCGATCAGCTTCACCACCGCGATCCGGGCGCCGAAGAGGCCGAAGCTGGCCGAGCCGTAGCCGAGCTGGATGCGCCGCTGGGTGCCGGTGAAGGCGTAGCCGAGCAGCCCCTCGATGGTGACCGCGATGGCGAACGTCAGCAGCACCGACATCATGGTCAGCGTGGCCGCGCGTAGCCGGGCCAGCAGCAGCCGTTGCAGCAGCACGCCGGCGCCGAAGAAGAGCGGCACGGTGACCACCATCGACAGCAGCGGGTCGACCCCCAGCCGGGTGTGCGACCACCAGGCCAGGTACGCGGCCAGGATGAGGAACGCCGAGTGGGCGATCATCACCACCCGCATGATGCCGAAGTAGAGGGTCAGGCCGGCTGCCAGGAGGGCGTAGAGCCCACCCAGCAGCAGACCCAGGATGACGCTCTGGAAGAGCAGCGCACCGGAGGGCATCGCCGCCTACCAGGCCGGCTTCGGGTAGACGAGGTCGGCCTCCTTGGCCTCGGCCGGGAGCACGATCTGGATCTCGCCGCCGACCCACTGCTGGATCATGTGGGCGCCCTTCGGCTTGCCGGTCTCGTCCCAGGACAGCGGGCCGACCACCGTCTCGACGGTGTTGCCGCGGACCCACTCGACCAGCTTCTTCTGGCACTCGCCCTGCTCGGCGCAGCCCACCGCGGTCACCGCCGCCGCGACGACCTGGCCGGTCGTGTACGCGTTGGCCTCGTCCTCCTCGGGCGCGGTGCCGAACTGCGCGGTGTACTTCTCGACGAACTCCTTGTTACTGGGGTAGGGCGCCTTCTGCGTGTAGCCGGTCGGCGAGAGGATGCCCTCGGTCTTGTTGCCGATGGCCGCGGCGAACTCCGGGTTGGTCGGGGCGGTGGAGAAGGCCGCCAGCTTCGGCTGGTACTTCAGCTGCTGGAGGGCGACGATCAGGTTCACGCCGTCCTGGTACTGGGAGCCGCCCACCACGATGTCGGCCCGGGAGGCCGCGATCTTCGCGGCGATGCTGCCGAAGTCGGTGGTGTTCGGCGGGTAGACCTCGTCGACGACGGTCCGGATGCCGGCCGCCGCCAGCTTCTCCTTGAGCCCGTACGCCGTGCCCTGCGCGAACGGGTCGTCCATGGCCGCGTACGCCGCGGTCTTCGGCCGCTGGTCGGCCGGCAGCGCCAGCAGGTACTCGGCCAGGTGGTTGTAGTGATCGTTGGCCACCGCCGGGGCGGCGTAGAACAGGTTCTTGAAGCCCTGCTCGAAGACCTCCTTGGCGGCGCCGGCCGGCTCGACGAAGAGCATGCCGTACTCCTCGGCCACCCGGGCCGCGGGCACCACCAGGCGGGTGGAGAACGGCCCCACCACGAGGTCGACCTGGTCGGAGCCGATGAGCTGCTCGTAGTCGGCGACCACCCGGTCGGCGTTGGACTGGTCGTCGAGGATCTTCAACTCGACCTTGCGGCCGAGCAGACCCCCCTTGTCGTTCGTGATCTTCGCCCAGGCCTCGTACCCGCGCTGCACGCCCTTGCCCGGCTCGGAGAAGTCTCCGGTGAGCGGGAGGGAGATGCCGACCACGATCGGATCGTCGCTTCCGGCGGAATCCCCGCCGCCGTCACCACCGCAGGCCGCCAGCGCCAGCGTCATCGTCGCGCCGATCGCCGCCATCCATCGGATTCGTCTGTATCGGTTCGTCATCCCGCAACGCTCCTTTGCCGGGGACGGAAGCGCTTACGAAAGCGCTTTCGTAGCCTAGGCTGTGTTCTGCACCACTGGCAATACCGTCGATGCATCGATGTTTCCGGGGAGTTGCGGATGCCCAAGCCTGGCCCGAGGCTGCGCCTCGTCGACGTCGCCGAGCGCGCCGGCGTCTCGCTGGCCACCGCGTCCCGCGCCCTCTCCGGGCGGGAGGGGGTGAGCGAGGAGGTCGCCCGCCACGTCCGCCAGGTCTCCCGCGAGCTGGGTTACGTCGCCAACCCGTACGCCCGCACCCTCGCCGGCGGCGCCAGCTCCACTGTGGGCCTGGTGGTGCACCAGGTCGACGACCCGTACTTCTCGGAGATCGCCGGCGGAGTCATCCAGGTCGCCGCCGAGGAGGGCCTGCTCGTGCAGATCTGCCACTCCGGCCGCGACCCCGACAACGAGCTGCAACAGCTGCGGCACCTGATCGCCCAGCGGGTCGGCATCATCCTGATCGCCGGCTCCGGCTACAACGATCCCGGCATCGAGGCGGCGGCTCGCGCCGAGCTGTCGGAGTTCCAGCGCGGCGGGGGTCGGGTCGCCGTCATCGGCCGGCACGCCCTCGGCGTGGACGCCGTGCTGCCGGAGAACGAGGCGGGCGGCCGGGCGCTCGCCGAGCACCTGCTGGAACTCGGCCACCGGCGGATCGCGGTGGCCGCCGGCACCGCGGCGCTGACCACCGTCGCCGACCGGCTCGCCGGCGTCTCCGCCGCGCTCGGCCGGCACGGCCTCGCCCTCGCCGACCTGCCCGTGGTGCACTGCGACTTCACCCGCGACGGTGGCCGGGCGGCCGCCGAGCAGATCCTGCGCGAGCATCCGGAGACCACCGCGATCATCGCGCTCAACGACGCCATGGCGATCGGCGTGCTGTCCACGCTGCGCGCGCACCGGGTGCCGGTGCCCGAGCGGATGTCGGTGGTCGGCTTCGACGACGTCTCGGTGGCCGCCGACCTCGCGCCCAGCCTCACCACCATCCGGCTGCCGATGACCGACATGGGCCGGATGGCGCTGGGCCTGGCACTCAAGCCCCGCGCGGCCCGCCCCCGCCGCCGCCCCACCGGCCACTCCCTAATCGTCCGCGACTCCACCGCCCCCGCCCCCGCCCGCGGTTGATCATGAAGTTATCGACGCGACACGCCGAGGCAGCCGTCAACAACTTCATGATCGACGGGCCGGGTCGGGTGGGGTGGGTACGGGGGTCGGCCCCGTCCCTCGGTGGGGACGGGGCCGATCGGGGTGGGTGTGGTTCAGATGGCTGGGGCTGGGGTCTTCTGGTCCGGTTCGGCGGTGGCGGCCGCCTCGGCCTCGGCGATGATCCGCCGCTCCTCCTCCCGGTTGGCCAGGTACCGGCGGACCGAGTAGGCGAGGGCGGCCGCCCAGACGACGTAGATGACGGCGTAGACCGGGTAGCGGACGCTGTCCGGCGCGTCGATCCAGTCGCTGCGCAGCAGGGTGCGGGTGTTGGTCAGGATGATGATGCCGCCGACGGCTGAGCCGAGCACCCGCGGTGGGATGTGCCGCACCAACCAGGCGGCGATCGGCGCGGCGATGATCCCGCCGGCCAGCAGGGCCACCACCCAGGCGAAGTTCACGCCCTCGGAACCGATGCCGACGATGAAGCCGATGCTCGCCGCGACGGCGACCAGGAACTCGCTGGTGTCGATCGAGCCGATCGTCTTGCGCGGCTCCAGCCGGCCACTGGCCAGGATGGCCGGCGTGCCGACCGGCCCCCAACCCCCACCGCCGGTGGAGTCGACGAACCCGGCCACCACACCGAGCGGGGAGAGGAACCGCTTGCGCAGCGGCTTGCCGAGGTTGCCCTTGGGCAGACCGACGGCGGTGAACCGGATCAGGATGTAGAGGCCGAGCGCCAGCAGGATGAGCGACATCAGCGGCGCGGCGGTCTCGGTCGACAGGCTCGACAGGAACGTGGCGCCCGCGAACGCGCCGATGGCCCCCGGAATGCCGATCTTCCAGACCACCTTCCAGTCGACGTTGCCGAACCGCCAGTGCGCGGCGCCGGAGACCAGGGTGGTGCCGATCTCGGCCAGGTGCACGGTGGCCGAGGCGGCGGCCGGGTTGGTGCCGATGGCCAGCAGCAGCGTCGTCGAGGTGACCCCGTACGCCATGCCGAGACTGCCGTCGACGAGCTGGGCGCCGAGGCCGACGAGCGCGAGCAGGATGAGTTTTCGCATGTCAACCACCAGTCCGGTGTGAGGGTTGGTCAGGTTCGTCGGTCGATCGGTCGTCGTCGGTCCGTCGGGCGGCGCTGCCCGGTCGGCGGATCCACGCGGGGTGGGCCGCGCTCGGCTTCCCGATATTTCCCACTGGTTAGGTGGAGAATAGGAGTGGGAGTCGGCCGGGACAAGCCCCCGTCCCAGGTACTGGTCGCCGAACCGGTCGCGGGCGTGGCCTTCCGCCGTACCGGTCCCCTAGCCTCGATCCGTGACCGTCCATGAGCTGTCCCGCGCCGACGCGCGTCGCATCGCCGTACGGGCGCAGTTGCTGGACGGTTCCCGGCCAACCGATCTGCTCGCCGTGGTGCGGCACCTGACCCTGCTCCAGATCGACCCGACCGCCGCCGTCGCGCCGAGCGCCGACCTGGTGGCGTTCAGCCGGCTCGGGCGGTCGTACGAGCCGGCCCGGTTGGCGGCGGCGCTGGCCGACCGGGTCCTGCTGGAACTCCGCGCGATGATCCGGCCGAGCGAGGACCTGGCGCTCTACCGCGCCGACATGGCCGACTGGCCCGGTCGCGGAGAGTTGCGCGCCTGGCAGAAGGACACCCGCGACTGGGTACGCGCCAACGACGCGTGCCGGCGTGACATCCTCGAGCGGCTCGCCGCCCAGGGGCCGCTGACGTCCCGGGAGATCCCCGACACCTGCCAGGTGCCGTGGACGTCCACCGGGTGGACCAACCACCGTAACGTCATCCAACTGCTGGAGCTCATGGTGCGGCGTGGCGAGGTGGCGACCGCCGGGCGCCGGGGCCGGGAGCGGCTGTGGGACCTGGCCACCCGGGTCTACCCGGCCGACCCGGTGGTCCCGGCGGACGAGGCGCGCCGCGTCCGCGACCGACGACGGCTGCGCGCGCTCGGCATCGCCCGCGCCCAGGGGCCGGAGTGCCCGGTCGAGCCGATGGACGTGGGGGTGGCCGGGGAGCCGGCCGTGGTCGAGGGCGTCGCCGGTCTGTGGCGGGTGGATCCGGCGTACCTGGGGCAGCAGTTCGCGGGGCGCGTGGCACTGCTGTCCCCCTTCGACCGGCTGATCCACGACCGCAGGCGCACCGTCGAACTCTTCGGCTACGACTACCAACTGGAGATGTACAAGCCGGTGGCCAAGCGCCGTTGGGGCTACTACGCGCTGCCGATCCTGTCCGGCGACCGGCTGGTCGGCAAGCTCGACGCCACCGCCGACCGCCCGGCCGGCGTGCTCCGGGTCGACGCGATCCACGAGGACGAGCCCTTCGACCCGGCCACCGCCGCCGCGGTGCGCGCCGAGATCAGGGAGCTGGCCGACTGGCTGCACCTGGACCTCGCGCTCCCCGGAGGCCGACCCACGCGACGGTCGTCCGGGTAGCCGGGGGCAGCAACCGCGAACGGATCCCGGTACCAAGCTGCGGCGAAGCTGTGTGCCGATCGTGATCGCTCGGGACCCGGCTGGTGACGTCGTGCTGGAAGCATCGGAGTCGTGCGCAGGCTGACTCTTCCCGGGATCCTGGTCCTGCTGCTCGGGCTGCTGGCCGGCTGCACCCCGCCGGACCAGCCGATCGTCGCCCTGTCCGTCCAGGATGGTCGGCCAGTGGGCGTCCTGGTCACCTGCGACGGCGCCTTCTCCCAGCTCAGCGTCCACGAGGACGACGCCTACGAGGGCACCGGCACGTCGACCCGCTGGCACATCAGCGGCAGGCCGGCGCAAGAGGTGGTGGAGGTTCCGCTACTCGGTCCGCCACCGCAGGGTTGGGACCTCCATGGCAGCGGCGAGACCCCCGCCGCAGGCGGTGGCGGCACGGAGAAGACCCGACCGCTCACCGAACTGCGGCCCGGCGCCAGCTACGGCCTCGGCGGGCGGAGCAGCGGTAACGCCATCACCGTGACGTTCACCATCGCGGACTTCGACCGGATCGGACCGGACCAGGTGCTGGCGCCGAAGGACTACCGGACGACGAGAGTCATGACGCGGAACGACTTCGTGCGCGCGGCCCGGAAGAGCTGCGACTGAGCCCGCCGCAGGGGATGTCGACACGTCGAGCCGTCCCGTCGCCGCCGGTCGACCGGCGGCGACGAATCCGGGCCCTGGTCGTGCCGGGTGTGCTGCTGCTGGTGGCGGCGCTCGCCGGGGACGCGTACGTCCGCCCGAGCGACCCGGCCGAGCAGACCGCGCCCGGGGTGCGGACGTTCTGTGCCGGGTCGGGCCCCTGCGCCGAGCTCGGCGGCCTGACCGGACACCGGCGGGACGAGCCGGCGGCGTCCCGGCCGGGCGCGCCGTTCGCCGCGCTGCAACTCAACCTCTGCAACAGCGGTTTCGCGTCGTGCTACGCCCAGGTCAACAACGGCCGGGCGGTGGCCGAGGCGTACGCGGCGATCACCGAGCTGCGTCCGCAGGTGGTGACCCTCAACGAGGTCTGCCGGGACGACGTGGTGACCGGCCTCCACCCGGCGATGCTCCGCGCGTTCCCGGGTGACCCGGTGTTCTGGGCGTTCCAGCCGGCGGCCGACCGAATCGTCCGCTCGCGGCCCTACCGGTGCCGCAACGGCGAGCCGTACGGCATCGGGATCCTCGGCCGGGTCGACCCCGCGGCCCGGGGTGGCGTCTCGGTGTTCAACGGGCTCTACCCGCAGCAGGCCGACGGCCCGGACGAGTTGCGGGTCTGGCTCTGCGTGGCGGCGGCCGACCGCTACCACGCCTGCACCACCCACCTGACGTTCGCCTCCGCGGCGGTCGCGATCCGGCAGTGCCAGCACCTGCTGCGGGTCGAGATCCCCGCGATGCGGGCGGCCGTGGGATCGTCCACTCCGGTGCTCGTCGCCGGCGACCTGAACCTGGCCGCCGGCGGCTCGCCGGACGTCCGGGACTGCGTTCCCGCGGGCTACCACCACGTCGGCAACGGCAACGTGCAGCACGTCATCGCGACCAGCGACCTCAGCTTCGCCGACGCCCGCTCGCACCCGATGCGCCACACCGACCACAACGGCTGGTTCGTCAGCGCCGAACTCTGACCGCTCCCGGCCACCGGCGTTCCGCGCCCCGGCCCTGATCGGCGCGGTCCGACCCGTGCGTCAGCCCCGGGCCGGAGCGCGCGCCGCCAGGCCGCGTCCCGTCGCCGTCCAGCAAATCCCCCACAGCAGGAAGAACGGTGACCACAGCAGCAGGTCCCAGCGCGCCAGGTCGCGGGCCAGCGCGGCGTGCTCGACCGGCGGCGGGCGGACCCCGGCCAACAGCAGCCCGTCTCCGACGAACCCGAACCCCAGCACCCCGACCGACCGGGCGATCATGAATATCCCCAGCCCCCACGCGACCACCAGCAGCAGCCGACGCGGGACCGCCGCACCCCACGGGCGTACGGCGGCCAGCGCGACGACGACGCCGACCACGGCCGCACCGGCCAGCACCCAGTGGCTCGCCACGAACAGCGGATCCCGGGCCAACAACCGCTCGCGCAGCTCCGGGGGCAGCGGATCCTTGTCGGCCAGCGCGTTGGCTCCCAGCGCCTGCGCGAGCTTCATCGATCCGTACGCCGCCGCGCACACCGCCGCCCCGTACGCCCCGAGGACCGCCCGGTCAGCCCGCGACACGTCGCCTCGTCGCCGTCTCATAGGAGCGGATCGTCGCCAACAGCAGCCCGATGACGACGATCCCCAGCACACCGTGGTGCCACTGCCAGCCGACCCCGAGGCCGACGAACCCGTCCAGGATCATGATCAGGGCGCCGCCGCCGACGGCGAGCAGCATCCCGGCCAACGCCAGCAGCATCACGCCTCGCGGCAGCCAACGGCCCAGCGAGGTGACGGTGGCGAGGGCGAGGCTCGCCCCGAGCACGCCGGTCGCGGCGGCGGTCCACTGCGCCACGGCCGGGTCCAGGAAGTAGCCCTCGGCCTCGGCAGCCGAGACGGGCGGGCCGCCCGGGAACCCGAGCCGGGACTGCACGGCGAAGACGGCCTTGCCCAGGGCGTAACCGAGGAACAGCACCGCCATCGCGTACGCCGGCCAACGACGGGGATAAGCACGATCGACCATGATCGCGACGGTAACCACCACCCACCGGGCCTCGACTCCCGCCGAGCGGGGAGACCTCTCCCCCACGGGAGGGAGCACCACTCAAGGGTGTGGCACGAGCCGAGCCGGAACTGGACCACCGGCCAGGCTCTCGGCCCTGCGTCGGCTCGGAGGGCCGGAGGACGTCGGGGACGCCTTCCTTCCGTCGGCACCTCGGGTGTCGTGGCCTCAGCCGAATGGCCTTAGGTTTTTCACTACTAGGGGTAGGATGGGGGCATGGGACGAGCGAACCTGACCTCAGCGGTCGTCATCGCGGCGGCGGCGGAGCTGGCGGACCGCGAAGGTTTCGACGCGATCACCCTGTCGGCGCTGGCCCGCCGCTTCGGGGTGCAGACCGCGAGTCTCTACTCACATGTCCGCGATCGGTCCTCGCTGCTCGACGGCGTGCACGAGCTGGCACTCGGCGAGCTCGCCGACCGGGTCGCGATAGCCATCGGCGGCCGCTCAGGGCGAGACGCGCTCATCGCTCTCGCCGACGCACACCGTGACTACGCCCGCCGGTTCCCCGGCCGTTGGGCCGCTCTGCAACGCCCTGCCGCGTCATCGACCGTCGAATCGGAGGCGGCCGGCCACCTGGTCGCGCTGACGCTGGCGATGCTCCGCGGCTACCAGTTGCCCGAGACCGAGCTCGTGCACGCCACCCGGCTTCTCGGCGCCACCATCAACGGCTTCCTGGCGCTCGAGGCGAGCGGCAACCTCGCACACCGCGAGCCCGCCACCGAGCTCTCCTGGCGACGCGCGCTGGATGCGCTCGACACCGCCTTCCGCTCCTGGCCGACCGAAGGAAAGCCCTGATGCACGTCCTCCCCGAGCTCCTCCGCGGCGTCGCCGAGGTCGAGGTCACCCCGCGCGGCATCCGGCCGCACCGG
This genomic window contains:
- a CDS encoding LacI family DNA-binding transcriptional regulator; protein product: MPKPGPRLRLVDVAERAGVSLATASRALSGREGVSEEVARHVRQVSRELGYVANPYARTLAGGASSTVGLVVHQVDDPYFSEIAGGVIQVAAEEGLLVQICHSGRDPDNELQQLRHLIAQRVGIILIAGSGYNDPGIEAAARAELSEFQRGGGRVAVIGRHALGVDAVLPENEAGGRALAEHLLELGHRRIAVAAGTAALTTVADRLAGVSAALGRHGLALADLPVVHCDFTRDGGRAAAEQILREHPETTAIIALNDAMAIGVLSTLRAHRVPVPERMSVVGFDDVSVAADLAPSLTTIRLPMTDMGRMALGLALKPRAARPRRRPTGHSLIVRDSTAPAPARG
- a CDS encoding sulfite exporter TauE/SafE family protein, encoding MRKLILLALVGLGAQLVDGSLGMAYGVTSTTLLLAIGTNPAAASATVHLAEIGTTLVSGAAHWRFGNVDWKVVWKIGIPGAIGAFAGATFLSSLSTETAAPLMSLILLALGLYILIRFTAVGLPKGNLGKPLRKRFLSPLGVVAGFVDSTGGGGWGPVGTPAILASGRLEPRKTIGSIDTSEFLVAVAASIGFIVGIGSEGVNFAWVVALLAGGIIAAPIAAWLVRHIPPRVLGSAVGGIIILTNTRTLLRSDWIDAPDSVRYPVYAVIYVVWAAALAYSVRRYLANREEERRIIAEAEAAATAEPDQKTPAPAI
- a CDS encoding DNA glycosylase AlkZ-like family protein, producing MTVHELSRADARRIAVRAQLLDGSRPTDLLAVVRHLTLLQIDPTAAVAPSADLVAFSRLGRSYEPARLAAALADRVLLELRAMIRPSEDLALYRADMADWPGRGELRAWQKDTRDWVRANDACRRDILERLAAQGPLTSREIPDTCQVPWTSTGWTNHRNVIQLLELMVRRGEVATAGRRGRERLWDLATRVYPADPVVPADEARRVRDRRRLRALGIARAQGPECPVEPMDVGVAGEPAVVEGVAGLWRVDPAYLGQQFAGRVALLSPFDRLIHDRRRTVELFGYDYQLEMYKPVAKRRWGYYALPILSGDRLVGKLDATADRPAGVLRVDAIHEDEPFDPATAAAVRAEIRELADWLHLDLALPGGRPTRRSSG
- a CDS encoding endonuclease/exonuclease/phosphatase family protein; amino-acid sequence: MSTRRAVPSPPVDRRRRIRALVVPGVLLLVAALAGDAYVRPSDPAEQTAPGVRTFCAGSGPCAELGGLTGHRRDEPAASRPGAPFAALQLNLCNSGFASCYAQVNNGRAVAEAYAAITELRPQVVTLNEVCRDDVVTGLHPAMLRAFPGDPVFWAFQPAADRIVRSRPYRCRNGEPYGIGILGRVDPAARGGVSVFNGLYPQQADGPDELRVWLCVAAADRYHACTTHLTFASAAVAIRQCQHLLRVEIPAMRAAVGSSTPVLVAGDLNLAAGGSPDVRDCVPAGYHHVGNGNVQHVIATSDLSFADARSHPMRHTDHNGWFVSAEL
- a CDS encoding DUF3995 domain-containing protein, producing the protein MSRADRAVLGAYGAAVCAAAYGSMKLAQALGANALADKDPLPPELRERLLARDPLFVASHWVLAGAAVVGVVVALAAVRPWGAAVPRRLLLVVAWGLGIFMIARSVGVLGFGFVGDGLLLAGVRPPPVEHAALARDLARWDLLLWSPFFLLWGICWTATGRGLAARAPARG
- a CDS encoding TetR/AcrR family transcriptional regulator, translated to MGRANLTSAVVIAAAAELADREGFDAITLSALARRFGVQTASLYSHVRDRSSLLDGVHELALGELADRVAIAIGGRSGRDALIALADAHRDYARRFPGRWAALQRPAASSTVESEAAGHLVALTLAMLRGYQLPETELVHATRLLGATINGFLALEASGNLAHREPATELSWRRALDALDTAFRSWPTEGKP